The following are encoded in a window of Desulfolucanica intricata genomic DNA:
- a CDS encoding TrkH family potassium uptake protein, translating into MNRKLIAKTMGLLLSSEAAAMIPSLFLAFYYNEPDTRAFIISIAVTGLLGLVLSLISLDSQHVGYKEGFVIATLGWLLLTAFGSLPYILSGSLNSFVDAFFETMSGLTTTGSSVIQDVEILTHGILFWRSMTHWLGGMGIIVLTLALIPSLNIAGMSMYKAEVPGPTKSKVLPRVARTSRQLYKIYVILTVAEIILLTFAGMPLFDSFIHSFGSVATGGFSSKNASVGAYDSVGIEIIITFFTLICGINFSLHFHVLHGNIKKCLRDREFIVYLTVIVLSILLISVNLINIEDYSPGEALRSGSFQVVTIITTTGFATDDFNLWPDMSRILLVVLMFIGGCAGSTSGGIKVIRFLILFKSGARHLLRLSHPNAVTPVRLGKEVIPREVVDGVQNFFFLTLGIYVVVTIFLTALGIDLISAMSAVAATLFNVGPGLGIVGPVTNFSSLPEAAKAVLSVCMLIGRLELYTVLVLLHPKFWR; encoded by the coding sequence TTGAACCGAAAGCTTATAGCAAAAACTATGGGGTTATTGCTGTCAAGTGAAGCTGCGGCGATGATACCTTCTTTATTTCTGGCCTTTTACTACAATGAGCCGGATACCCGGGCTTTTATAATCAGTATAGCAGTAACAGGATTATTAGGGCTGGTCTTATCTCTCATTTCACTGGATTCTCAGCATGTAGGTTATAAAGAGGGTTTTGTTATTGCCACTCTGGGGTGGCTGCTCCTGACTGCCTTCGGATCACTTCCGTACATCTTGTCAGGTAGCTTAAATAGTTTTGTAGATGCTTTCTTTGAAACGATGTCCGGTCTTACAACTACCGGGTCATCCGTAATTCAAGATGTAGAGATCTTAACTCACGGCATATTGTTTTGGCGCAGTATGACCCACTGGCTGGGTGGAATGGGGATAATCGTGCTTACTCTGGCTCTAATTCCCTCTTTAAATATTGCCGGTATGTCCATGTATAAGGCCGAGGTACCCGGCCCTACAAAGAGTAAAGTGCTTCCCCGGGTAGCCCGGACCTCCCGTCAGTTGTATAAAATCTATGTGATTCTTACTGTAGCAGAAATTATTCTGCTGACCTTTGCCGGAATGCCGTTATTTGACTCGTTTATTCATTCTTTTGGATCAGTAGCCACCGGTGGTTTTTCAAGTAAGAATGCCAGTGTAGGTGCTTATGACAGTGTTGGGATTGAGATAATCATAACTTTTTTTACGCTCATCTGTGGTATAAATTTTAGTTTACATTTTCATGTTTTGCACGGTAACATTAAAAAGTGTTTACGTGATCGCGAGTTTATAGTGTATCTTACTGTTATTGTTTTAAGCATTTTGCTCATTTCTGTTAATTTAATTAATATTGAAGATTATAGTCCGGGAGAGGCACTCCGCTCCGGTTCCTTTCAGGTAGTAACCATTATAACAACTACAGGCTTTGCAACGGATGATTTTAATCTTTGGCCGGATATGAGCAGGATACTTTTAGTAGTATTAATGTTTATCGGAGGTTGTGCCGGTTCTACCAGCGGGGGAATTAAAGTAATAAGGTTCTTAATCCTCTTTAAAAGCGGGGCGAGGCATTTACTGCGTTTAAGTCATCCCAATGCAGTAACCCCTGTACGTCTGGGAAAAGAGGTAATTCCCAGAGAAGTGGTGGATGGAGTACAAAACTTTTTTTTCCTGACGCTGGGAATATATGTGGTTGTAACTATTTTTCTTACCGCATTGGGAATTGATTTAATTAGTGCCATGTCAGCCGTAGCCGCTACTTTATTCAATGTCGGTCCGGGATTGGGAATAGTAGGACCGGTGACGAATTTTTCTTCCCTGCCGGAGGCTGCCAAGGCGGTATTGTCTGTCTGTATGTTAATTGGCAGATTGGAGCTTTATACGGTTTTGGTGCTGTTGCACCCTAAATTCTGGAGGTAA
- a CDS encoding FAD-binding oxidoreductase has protein sequence MLLNQPLKQKLLELLSPEQVLTDELDLKFYSYDSSFHAKLNRFFPEAVVFPRSTQEVSAVMRLAYEHNISVTPRGAGTGETCGCVAVQGGIIMDLSPWDTIEEVDVANMQVFVRPGVVHANLNTHLEKYGLFFPPDPGSSRMCTVGGMVSNNSSGLRAVKYGTTEQYILGLEVVLPNGDVIITGGQNSRAIKNVSGMNLTKLFVGAEGTLGVITKIRLRVWPKPKGRGLAMAVFDNLEEAPQAVLDVYRGGILPSGIEILDDSAIKAINMYKPEINLPNAEAILLFEVDGNPAGVEWEGQQIKEIVSRRAIKVEWATEPERIKSLWQGRSVVATAAARIRPDGSRIFAGEDISVPLNKVTECLRRIKKMAKEYGVAVVNYGHIGDGNVHTAPVINLDNQAEVEQVKKLTDAIHRLAIELGGATTGEHGVGAVRACYATAEHGEALKVMHRIKHTLDPTGIMNPGKLLPPEGDDYSA, from the coding sequence TTGTTATTGAATCAACCTTTAAAACAAAAATTGTTAGAACTTTTAAGCCCGGAGCAAGTTTTAACGGATGAACTGGATTTAAAGTTTTATTCTTATGACAGTTCCTTCCATGCCAAGCTAAACCGTTTCTTTCCGGAAGCAGTAGTTTTTCCCCGCTCTACCCAAGAGGTCTCAGCGGTGATGCGCCTGGCTTATGAACATAATATTTCTGTTACTCCCCGGGGTGCAGGCACCGGGGAAACCTGCGGCTGTGTTGCCGTCCAGGGCGGAATTATTATGGACTTATCCCCCTGGGATACTATTGAAGAAGTTGATGTGGCAAACATGCAAGTATTCGTACGTCCCGGAGTTGTACACGCCAATTTGAATACACATTTAGAAAAATACGGCCTTTTTTTTCCTCCTGATCCCGGCAGCAGCCGCATGTGTACCGTCGGCGGTATGGTTTCCAATAACTCCAGCGGGCTGAGGGCCGTTAAATACGGCACCACCGAACAATATATTCTGGGGTTAGAGGTAGTATTACCCAACGGAGATGTTATTATCACCGGGGGACAGAATTCCCGGGCTATCAAGAATGTTTCCGGGATGAATTTAACTAAACTGTTTGTGGGAGCTGAGGGGACCCTTGGTGTAATCACCAAAATAAGGCTGCGGGTTTGGCCAAAACCCAAAGGACGTGGACTGGCTATGGCTGTCTTTGATAACCTGGAGGAAGCACCCCAAGCAGTGCTGGACGTTTACCGGGGAGGAATTCTCCCCTCGGGTATTGAGATCCTGGATGACTCGGCGATCAAGGCCATTAATATGTACAAACCGGAAATTAACCTCCCGAATGCCGAAGCTATTCTGCTCTTTGAGGTGGACGGCAACCCCGCCGGTGTAGAATGGGAAGGACAACAGATTAAAGAAATCGTTTCCCGCCGGGCGATAAAGGTTGAATGGGCCACCGAGCCGGAAAGAATAAAAAGTCTGTGGCAGGGACGCTCAGTGGTAGCTACTGCCGCAGCCCGAATCCGCCCGGACGGAAGCAGAATTTTTGCCGGGGAGGACATCAGCGTACCTTTGAATAAAGTCACTGAGTGCCTGCGCCGGATTAAAAAAATGGCCAAAGAATACGGTGTAGCAGTAGTTAACTATGGTCATATAGGAGACGGCAATGTACACACTGCACCGGTAATTAACTTAGATAACCAGGCGGAAGTAGAACAAGTAAAAAAACTAACTGATGCCATTCATCGTCTAGCCATTGAACTGGGTGGGGCCACCACCGGTGAACACGGTGTAGGTGCTGTAAGAGCCTGCTACGCTACGGCTGAACACGGAGAAGCATTAAAAGTTATGCACCGTATTAAGCATACCCTTGATCCTACAGGTATTATGAATCCCGGTAAATTACTGCCGCCGGAGGGAGACGATTACAGTGCTTAG
- a CDS encoding YkgJ family cysteine cluster protein has translation MLPQDKIYILISQAETEGIFKQLHETYDKLPDTSCEQCGNCCTVPPPSFMVEYLNIYRYLKNNLQEQIPELIKRTARFYFLELADISLKCPFLNEENQCIIYPVRPFSCRGYGLLPNKDAVLGAEEQMKVLAQKYRELHGIHLPPEIVNFRLPQCDKIKLLNKKNINRQKIGEYLGSIGKLDTLLLPLEIVETNRLFVPVATHLAITVLSKGAQTRRIKIMKEYLETGKSNIMEDYIEKASSIAL, from the coding sequence TTGTTACCACAAGATAAAATCTATATATTGATCAGTCAGGCAGAAACAGAAGGTATATTTAAACAGCTGCATGAAACCTATGATAAATTACCTGATACCAGTTGTGAACAGTGTGGTAATTGTTGTACTGTTCCACCGCCGTCTTTTATGGTTGAATACCTGAATATCTACCGCTATCTAAAGAATAACTTGCAGGAACAAATACCCGAATTAATTAAAAGAACAGCCAGGTTTTATTTCTTGGAATTGGCCGACATTAGTCTGAAATGCCCCTTCTTAAACGAAGAAAACCAGTGTATTATTTATCCGGTCAGGCCGTTTAGCTGCCGCGGTTACGGATTACTGCCCAATAAAGATGCGGTTCTCGGGGCGGAAGAGCAAATGAAAGTTCTTGCTCAAAAATACCGTGAGCTGCATGGTATTCATTTACCCCCGGAGATAGTAAACTTTAGATTACCACAATGTGATAAAATAAAGCTGCTGAATAAGAAAAATATTAACCGCCAAAAGATAGGGGAGTATCTTGGTAGTATAGGAAAATTAGACACCTTATTGCTGCCCCTGGAAATTGTAGAAACTAACCGCCTTTTTGTTCCGGTGGCTACTCATCTGGCGATTACCGTTTTAAGTAAGGGTGCCCAAACTCGCCGAATAAAAATTATGAAAGAATATCTAGAGACTGGTAAAAGTAATATTATGGAAGATTATATCGAAAAGGCAAGTAGTATAGCCTTGTAG
- the larA gene encoding nickel-dependent lactate racemase, with translation MQLKFKYGKDYIITDIKDENVAGVLLPKELPGNDNPLQVVVDAMNSPIGTPTLSQLAVNKKPERVVIVVNDATRPTPYRHMLPPVLDELHRAGVEREKITLVIATGAHRPNTEEESRLTFSDRVVNNYRLVNHNCDEDLTSLGKLSDGSELLVNAEVAAADLLITTGIIIPHYIAGFSGGRKSILPGVAARPLITANHARMTDPRVDTARWLDNPVHKIMTEAAKKVGVDFILNVVTNENNQIVAAVAGDLEKAWEAGVQKCSDLNLVPVEEPVEVVIAGAGGYPKDLNLYQAQKPMDSAARVTRAGGTIILVAECSEGYGNSTFTKWMTEAQSLEDIYERFRQGFVLGGHKAYAYAQVLKDKEVVLVSAMSKEDVENMFMTYCSSLEDALAYVERKHGPGYKALVMPQAGLVLPQLR, from the coding sequence ATGCAATTAAAATTTAAATATGGTAAAGATTATATAATTACTGATATCAAAGATGAAAATGTAGCCGGTGTACTGCTGCCTAAAGAACTACCCGGAAATGATAATCCCCTGCAGGTAGTTGTTGATGCCATGAACTCCCCGATAGGCACCCCAACCCTTTCCCAGTTGGCTGTCAACAAAAAACCGGAGCGAGTAGTAATTGTGGTTAACGATGCTACCCGGCCGACCCCGTACCGGCACATGTTACCCCCGGTTTTGGATGAGCTGCACCGCGCCGGGGTTGAACGGGAAAAGATTACTCTGGTAATAGCTACCGGTGCCCATCGTCCTAATACGGAGGAGGAAAGCCGCTTGACTTTTTCCGACCGGGTGGTGAATAATTACCGGCTTGTTAATCATAATTGTGATGAAGACCTCACTTCGCTTGGAAAATTAAGTGACGGCAGCGAATTACTGGTCAATGCGGAAGTAGCCGCAGCCGACCTGCTAATTACTACAGGCATTATTATACCACATTATATAGCCGGTTTTTCCGGTGGGCGTAAATCCATTTTACCCGGCGTAGCAGCTCGCCCGTTAATTACCGCCAATCACGCCAGAATGACTGACCCGAGAGTAGACACTGCGCGATGGCTGGATAATCCGGTACATAAGATTATGACCGAAGCAGCAAAAAAAGTGGGCGTTGATTTTATTTTAAACGTCGTTACAAACGAAAACAATCAAATTGTAGCGGCGGTAGCCGGAGATTTGGAAAAGGCCTGGGAGGCAGGAGTGCAAAAATGTTCTGATTTAAATCTGGTGCCGGTGGAAGAGCCGGTGGAGGTAGTTATTGCCGGAGCAGGGGGGTATCCTAAAGACCTTAACTTATACCAGGCCCAGAAGCCAATGGACAGCGCAGCGAGGGTGACAAGGGCCGGCGGCACGATTATATTGGTGGCAGAATGTTCTGAGGGTTATGGGAATTCTACATTTACTAAATGGATGACCGAGGCCCAAAGCCTTGAGGATATTTATGAACGGTTCAGGCAGGGCTTTGTACTGGGCGGCCATAAGGCCTATGCATATGCCCAAGTGCTAAAGGACAAAGAGGTGGTTTTAGTATCGGCCATGAGTAAAGAGGATGTAGAGAATATGTTTATGACCTACTGCAGCAGTCTTGAAGATGCCCTGGCCTATGTGGAGCGCAAGCACGGGCCGGGCTATAAAGCCCTGGTTATGCCCCAGGCAGGACTGGTACTGCCGCAGCTTAGATAG
- a CDS encoding ATP-binding protein gives MNTRKIFSGKSIRFQLVIILITILIIPVSAILYDIFFLSKTSDMLLTAKEERLKVIVSTLVRDMNASISKQPITFENNITKNQEELLQNTFNHAGKPLTESNPGVRVGIYIPQSENIYVQGFLHGYRNMSPKEEEQREERVYEEAYSGLVAVAASGRPLTRVIGSLGDETFEHLEPVYINKKLVAVAWADERVHPVISYSEGIRFFSKIFTLIIIFIGAIGAMIIIHNYATRVRIIKEGLAELEKDLNKLLPDLPGESGEIAQAINEMAISLSHKEKLEEELHRSERLASLGHLVTGVAHELRNPIGIIKATVQLMEGEYKNDPEFKEFVTVIKEQINRQNTVIKELLDFGRPQKPVIQELSINVLLEGILTFTEPLLRQHKITLHRYLEPELPITKVDGERLKQVFVNIILNAVQAMQNGGNLTISTSASAESVNITFTDNGPGISSTDIPHIFDPFYTTKHSGTGLGLSISHQIVEQHGGTIDVTSTPGEGSTFKVILPRNGFSPENFQDTHN, from the coding sequence GTGAATACAAGAAAAATATTTTCAGGTAAAAGTATTCGCTTTCAGTTAGTAATAATTCTTATAACTATCTTGATTATACCTGTATCCGCAATTTTATATGATATTTTTTTCTTAAGTAAAACATCTGATATGCTTCTGACAGCTAAGGAGGAAAGACTGAAGGTTATCGTAAGTACCCTGGTACGTGATATGAATGCTTCAATAAGTAAGCAGCCAATAACCTTTGAAAATAATATCACAAAAAATCAGGAAGAGTTATTACAAAATACCTTTAACCATGCCGGTAAACCCTTAACAGAGAGTAATCCGGGGGTAAGAGTAGGTATTTATATTCCTCAGAGCGAGAATATTTATGTACAAGGTTTTTTACACGGGTATCGCAATATGTCACCTAAGGAAGAAGAGCAGCGTGAGGAAAGGGTTTATGAAGAAGCATATTCCGGCTTGGTAGCAGTGGCAGCAAGCGGCAGACCTCTTACTCGTGTCATCGGCAGCCTGGGCGATGAGACCTTTGAACACTTGGAACCGGTCTATATTAATAAAAAATTAGTGGCAGTGGCATGGGCCGATGAAAGAGTCCACCCTGTAATCTCATACAGTGAAGGGATTAGGTTTTTTAGTAAGATTTTCACTTTAATAATTATCTTTATAGGTGCCATTGGCGCCATGATAATAATACACAATTATGCCACCCGGGTAAGAATAATTAAAGAGGGACTGGCCGAGTTGGAGAAGGATTTAAATAAGCTCCTACCTGATTTACCCGGAGAATCAGGTGAAATTGCTCAGGCGATTAATGAAATGGCGATCTCCCTGTCTCACAAAGAAAAATTAGAAGAGGAACTGCACCGTTCAGAACGCCTGGCATCTTTAGGGCACTTAGTTACAGGGGTAGCCCATGAACTGCGTAATCCTATCGGAATAATTAAAGCTACAGTACAGCTAATGGAAGGAGAGTATAAAAACGACCCGGAATTTAAAGAGTTTGTAACTGTAATAAAAGAACAAATAAACAGGCAAAATACAGTTATTAAAGAGTTACTTGATTTTGGAAGACCACAAAAGCCTGTTATTCAGGAACTATCGATAAATGTATTGCTGGAAGGTATATTAACTTTTACTGAACCGCTTCTAAGGCAGCATAAAATTACCCTTCACCGGTACCTTGAGCCGGAACTGCCTATAACTAAAGTAGACGGAGAAAGATTAAAGCAGGTATTCGTAAATATAATTTTAAATGCAGTTCAGGCCATGCAGAACGGTGGTAATTTAACCATATCTACATCAGCAAGCGCCGAATCCGTAAACATTACTTTTACTGATAACGGCCCGGGGATTTCGAGCACTGACATACCACATATATTTGATCCCTTTTATACCACAAAACATAGTGGAACAGGCTTAGGCCTATCCATTAGTCATCAAATTGTAGAACAGCATGGTGGAACTATAGATGTCACCTCAACACCCGGAGAAGGTTCGACTTTTAAAGTTATTTTACCCAGAAACGGCTTCAGTCCGGAGAATTTCCAGGATACCCATAATTAA
- a CDS encoding S1C family serine protease, whose translation MQNWRRTLLFIAAAAFIAGIMFSGGSLLVKDLAPKAEISTNAANAAPSVPGVGPDTIADIVDKAGAAVVKISTTVTVNDRRQIDPFFGDPFFRQFFSPYRAEPRQRQETGLGSGFIMSKDGYIITNEHVIDGAEKIFVTVKGYNEPFEAKVVGADYDLDLAVLKINAKKDLPVLAMGDSEKIKVGNWVIAIGNPYGLDHTVTIGVISAKGRPVNIEQRSYKNLLQTDASINPGNSGGPLLNLSGEVVGINTAINAQAQGIGFAIPTSTVKSVLDELIERGKVVRPWLGVQLQPLTKEIAGYLGLQNTAGALVIGVVSGSPAERAGLQQGDVILEIDNKKINTVDDLINTVEKAKVGQKLALLVYRNGKAVNVNITVNEKPLQYQD comes from the coding sequence ATGCAAAACTGGAGACGCACACTCTTATTTATAGCTGCAGCTGCCTTTATAGCCGGGATAATGTTTTCCGGAGGATCCTTACTGGTAAAAGATTTAGCTCCAAAGGCGGAGATTTCAACAAATGCAGCCAATGCTGCACCGTCAGTGCCGGGGGTAGGACCGGATACCATTGCTGACATTGTGGATAAGGCCGGGGCGGCGGTAGTTAAAATAAGTACAACTGTCACTGTCAATGATAGAAGGCAGATAGATCCGTTTTTCGGTGACCCCTTTTTTAGACAGTTTTTCAGCCCTTACCGGGCAGAGCCCAGGCAGCGGCAGGAAACCGGTCTTGGTTCCGGGTTTATTATGTCTAAAGATGGCTATATCATTACTAATGAACATGTTATTGACGGGGCGGAAAAAATTTTTGTTACCGTGAAAGGCTATAATGAACCCTTTGAAGCTAAAGTTGTGGGAGCGGATTATGACTTAGACCTGGCAGTATTAAAAATTAACGCTAAGAAGGATTTACCGGTATTAGCCATGGGAGATTCAGAAAAGATTAAAGTGGGCAACTGGGTAATTGCTATTGGTAATCCCTACGGTCTTGATCACACTGTAACCATTGGAGTAATAAGCGCCAAGGGACGTCCGGTAAATATTGAGCAAAGGTCATACAAAAATCTTTTACAAACCGATGCCTCCATTAACCCTGGCAACAGTGGTGGGCCGCTGTTAAATCTGTCCGGCGAGGTAGTAGGTATTAATACGGCTATTAACGCCCAGGCACAGGGAATTGGTTTTGCTATTCCCACCAGTACTGTAAAATCAGTATTGGATGAGTTGATTGAGCGGGGAAAAGTAGTACGACCCTGGTTGGGGGTTCAGCTTCAGCCTTTAACTAAAGAAATTGCCGGTTATCTGGGCCTGCAAAATACGGCAGGTGCTCTGGTAATAGGTGTTGTCTCGGGTAGTCCTGCAGAACGGGCCGGATTACAACAAGGAGATGTAATACTCGAAATAGATAATAAGAAAATAAATACTGTAGATGACTTAATTAATACAGTTGAAAAGGCAAAAGTAGGACAAAAATTAGCTTTACTTGTATACCGCAATGGGAAAGCAGTTAATGTGAATATTACTGTTAATGAGAAACCGCTGCAGTATCAGGATTAA
- the trkA gene encoding Trk system potassium transporter TrkA — protein sequence MKVTIIGPGKVGFEIARRLDEEGYDIVFIDKSEEKLEKLQERMDALAIKGNGATAAVLKDTNVIDSDLVIALTNSDEINMIACMIAKKLGIPSTIARVRDPDYAKDLLISKEGMGIDLVINPEYAASTEICRVLSMALPVFTEPFGEGMVQLAEVKVDEDNINFVNKKIFELKLPKPSLIVAISRKGEIIVPWGGDKIHAGDVLYILGYPKDIGKICSKIKRKKHRISSVMILGGGRIGFYLAEKLCSMGMKVKIIEQNAEKCEELAERLPDALILRGDGSDVELLKREGLSETDGFVAVTGLDEENLLISLLAKQMGAKRVIAKVSRPSYAPLVQQLGVDAAISPRLITASEILRFIRGGRVPSLYLLLNGNAEVVELPLQPNSRVNNKPLSKCGLPKGVLVGAILRDNRAIIPQGDEVIMEGDRLVVFALNQSLKSIEAMFNR from the coding sequence ATGAAAGTCACAATAATAGGACCGGGTAAAGTAGGCTTTGAAATAGCCCGCCGTTTAGACGAAGAAGGATATGACATAGTTTTTATAGATAAGTCTGAAGAAAAGTTGGAAAAACTTCAGGAAAGAATGGATGCCCTGGCAATTAAGGGAAACGGTGCTACTGCCGCAGTACTTAAGGATACCAATGTTATTGACAGTGATTTGGTAATTGCTTTAACCAACAGTGATGAAATAAATATGATTGCTTGTATGATAGCAAAAAAGTTGGGTATACCCAGCACAATAGCCCGGGTGAGGGATCCGGATTATGCTAAAGATTTACTCATTTCAAAGGAGGGAATGGGCATTGATCTGGTAATAAACCCGGAGTATGCTGCTTCTACCGAGATTTGCAGGGTTTTGTCCATGGCTTTACCGGTCTTTACGGAACCTTTCGGTGAAGGGATGGTTCAGCTGGCTGAAGTTAAAGTTGATGAAGATAATATTAACTTTGTTAATAAAAAAATATTTGAACTTAAGCTCCCGAAACCAAGCTTGATTGTTGCTATATCCCGAAAAGGAGAAATAATTGTTCCCTGGGGCGGAGATAAAATTCACGCGGGTGATGTATTATATATTCTGGGATATCCTAAGGATATAGGAAAAATTTGTTCTAAGATAAAAAGAAAAAAACACAGAATAAGCAGTGTAATGATCTTGGGTGGTGGGAGAATTGGCTTTTATTTGGCTGAAAAACTCTGCAGTATGGGAATGAAGGTGAAAATTATCGAGCAGAATGCTGAAAAGTGTGAGGAACTGGCTGAACGTCTGCCTGACGCCTTAATATTGAGAGGTGACGGTTCTGATGTAGAATTATTAAAGCGGGAGGGTTTAAGTGAAACGGACGGTTTTGTAGCTGTAACCGGTTTAGACGAAGAAAACCTCTTGATTTCCCTCCTGGCTAAGCAGATGGGGGCGAAACGGGTAATTGCTAAAGTTAGTCGTCCCAGCTACGCCCCTTTGGTACAGCAGTTAGGTGTTGATGCAGCTATCAGTCCCCGTTTAATTACTGCCAGTGAAATTTTAAGATTTATCCGTGGTGGCCGGGTGCCGTCCCTGTACCTGCTGCTAAACGGTAACGCGGAAGTAGTTGAACTGCCTCTGCAACCTAACAGCAGGGTAAACAATAAACCACTTAGTAAGTGCGGCCTCCCTAAAGGAGTTTTGGTTGGCGCTATCTTGCGGGATAACAGGGCAATTATTCCCCAGGGTGATGAAGTGATTATGGAGGGAGATCGATTGGTAGTCTTTGCCTTGAACCAGAGTTTAAAATCTATTGAGGCGATGTTTAACCGTTAG
- a CDS encoding (Fe-S)-binding protein: protein MLSQLKQLEDVKDQFQKCVRCGLCRSVCPIFKEDRRETTAPRGKVFLTQMLSSGEIEPGSKVSDKLSMCLLCESCSSECPSGIEVHKLVILARSMVSEKCPSLTNQLIFKKIWTKPQLLNRCVGLLRAGQSFGLLNIGYKMGFLPKSSGLLGQLPGRPARYALPETFPAITKQRARVGYFLGCATNYMFPEVAYSTVKVLSYLGCEVVIPKNTNCCGLPQMANGELATGQQLAAHNLEIFSQAEVEALICDCASCSATLSHSRDGDLPVYDAVSYIMQQLQPDFENRRKINKAITYHDPCHLAKAQKITTQPRQLLQMLPGIEYREMPGAGDCCGGAGTFVIKNFDMSMRILDRKIANIKDTGAELVATCCPTCTMQLSYGLSRHGLNVEVAHPLELLAESLGL, encoded by the coding sequence GTGCTTAGTCAGCTCAAACAACTGGAAGATGTCAAAGATCAATTTCAGAAATGTGTACGCTGCGGTCTGTGCCGTTCAGTCTGTCCCATTTTCAAGGAAGACCGCCGGGAAACCACTGCTCCCCGGGGGAAGGTTTTCCTCACCCAAATGCTTTCCTCCGGGGAAATTGAGCCCGGCAGTAAAGTTTCCGATAAACTGTCAATGTGCCTACTATGTGAGTCCTGCTCCAGTGAATGTCCTTCAGGAATTGAAGTACACAAACTGGTAATTCTGGCCCGCAGTATGGTTAGTGAAAAGTGTCCTTCACTGACCAACCAATTAATATTTAAAAAAATCTGGACCAAGCCGCAATTACTTAACCGGTGTGTTGGCTTGCTGCGCGCCGGTCAGTCTTTCGGCCTGCTCAATATAGGCTATAAAATGGGATTTTTGCCTAAGTCCAGCGGTTTATTAGGACAGCTTCCGGGTCGCCCTGCCCGTTATGCCCTGCCTGAAACTTTCCCGGCAATTACAAAACAGCGGGCCAGGGTAGGCTATTTTTTGGGCTGTGCCACAAACTATATGTTTCCCGAAGTAGCTTACAGTACTGTTAAGGTATTATCCTACCTTGGCTGTGAAGTAGTTATTCCGAAAAACACAAATTGCTGCGGACTGCCACAAATGGCTAACGGGGAACTTGCTACCGGGCAGCAGCTGGCAGCCCACAACCTGGAGATTTTCAGCCAGGCTGAAGTTGAAGCCCTAATCTGTGACTGTGCTTCCTGCAGCGCAACCCTGTCTCACTCCCGGGACGGGGATTTACCCGTATATGATGCAGTATCCTATATTATGCAGCAGCTACAGCCGGATTTTGAAAACCGAAGAAAAATTAATAAAGCAATAACCTACCACGATCCCTGTCACCTGGCAAAAGCTCAAAAAATCACCACTCAGCCCCGCCAGCTGTTACAAATGCTCCCCGGTATAGAATATCGTGAAATGCCGGGAGCAGGTGATTGCTGCGGTGGGGCCGGCACCTTTGTCATCAAAAATTTCGATATGAGTATGCGTATTCTGGATCGAAAAATAGCGAACATTAAAGATACCGGAGCCGAACTCGTAGCTACCTGCTGTCCTACCTGCACCATGCAGTTAAGCTACGGTCTGTCAAGACACGGATTAAATGTTGAGGTAGCCCACCCACTGGAACTACTGGCAGAAAGCCTTGGATTGTAA